A stretch of Megalobrama amblycephala isolate DHTTF-2021 linkage group LG14, ASM1881202v1, whole genome shotgun sequence DNA encodes these proteins:
- the LOC125244629 gene encoding probable polypeptide N-acetylgalactosaminyltransferase 8 isoform X2, whose product MKRKTSWKLYDLANLIIMRISVKSLFPVLSVAVVFFYMSSVNWKIQTQEKQLHQVQQNFSLHSELLLKKLDKLEAHLYAVEEKSLKVKNEKKPAKKLFPNSYLFKKWTVELSEDDQRKAEDLFQKYGYNAFLSDQLPLDRELPDTRDHRCIGREYPHNLPSISVVLIYLDEALSVIQRAICSIINRTPAHLLKEIIMVDDHSKNDLKTQLHVYISSINEKHPGLVKMVTHPEQKGLAQARISGWKAATGDVVAILDAHIEVHVKWAEPLLARIQADRTLVLSPVFDRVNYYDLEVTNYDAFAHGFDWALWCMYVAFPKKWYDQNDPSQPGKSPSVMGILVVDRLFFGEIGTLDGGMQGYGGENVELGIRVWLCGGSIEVVPCSKVAHIERAHKPYVADIFGAMKRNALRVAEVWMDEYKKYVHMAWGVPIQNHGIDIGDVSERKKLRERLKCKPFKWYLENVYTELSQRNIIAYGALINDLQTSLCLDKGPDEENTPILYPCHFFSSQVFYYTASGEILHGHLPTLVHDQSRCLIDPGSGRFPELSWCSDTEKTKHMYWDFKQGEAIQNRETKRCLEINAEQNGKYEKNVFIQECRNQHWKIQNLIQDL is encoded by the exons ATGAAAAGGAAAACATCTTGGAAACTTTATGATTTGGCTAATCTGATCATCATGAGAATTAGTGTGAAGAGTTTATTTCCAGTCTTGTCTGTCGCTGTGGTGTTTTTCTATATGAGCTCTGTCAATTGGAAAATCCAAACTCAAGAGAAGCAGCTTCACCAAGTCCAGCAGAACTTCTCGTTACACAGCGAACTTCTCCTCAAGAAGCTGGACAAACTGGAGGCTCATTTATATGCCGTGG AAGAGAAAAGCCTCAAAGTGAAAAATGAGAAGAAGCCAGCAAAGAAGCTGTTTCCAAACTCATATCTCTTCAAGAAATGGACTGTGGAACTTTCTGAGGACGATCAGAGGAAGGCTGAGGATCTCTTTCAGAAATACGGCTATAATGCCTTCCTCAGTGACCAGTTGCCTCTGGATCGGGAGCTGCCGGACACTCGAGACCACAG ATGCATTGGACGTGAATATCCACACAATCTGCCCTCCATCAGCGTTGTGCTGATTTATCTGGATGAGGCTCTGTCTGTCATTCAAAGAGCCATTTGCAGCATCATCAACAGAACTCCAGCCCACCTGCTGAAAGAGATCATAATGGTGGACGACCACAGCAAAAATG ACCTGAAGACACAGCTGCATGTTTATATCAGCTCCATCAATGAGAAACACCCAGGCCTGGTGAAGATGGTGACCCATCCAGAGCAGAAAGGCCTGGCCCAGGCCAGAATCTCAGGCTGGAAGGCTGCCACCGGGGATGTGGTTGCCATTTTGGACGCCCACATTGAGGTCCATGTCAAATG GGCGGAGCCACTGCTTGCACGTATCCAAGCTGATCGCACACTGGTCCTGAGCCCCGTGTTTGACAGAGTGAATTACTATGACTTGGAAGTGACAAATTATGATGCCTTTGCGCATGGTTTTGACTGGGCTCTCTGGTGCATGTACGTGGCATTCCCAAAGAAGTGGTATGATCAAAACGATCCTTCACAGCCAGGAAA GAGTCCCTCTGTAATGGGAATACTCGTGGTTGATCGTCTGTTCTTTGGAGAGATTGGGACTCTGGATGGAGGGATGCAGGGGTATGGAGGAGAGAATGTTGAATTAGGAATACGG GTGTGGCTTTGTGGAGGAAGTATAGAGGTTGTTCCCTGCTCTAAAGTTGCCCATATTGAAAGGGCGCACAAACCCTACGTGGCTGACATTTTTGGTGCAATGAAGAGAAATGCCCTCAGAGTGGCAGAGGTTTGGATGGACGAATACAAGAAATATGTCCACATGGCCTGGGGTGTCCCCATACAG AATCATGGAATAGACATCGGTGATGTTTCAGAGAGAAAGAAACTGAGAGAGAGGCTGAAATGCAAACCATTCAAATGGTATCTGGAAAATGTCTATACTGAGTTAAGTCAGAGGAATATAATTGCTTATGGAGCG CTGATTAATGACCTGCAAACAAGTTTATGTTTGGATAAGGGGCCAGATGAGGAGAACACTCCCATTTTATATCCATGTCATTTCTTTTCCTCACAG GTATTTTACTATACAGCAAGTGGTGAGATACTTCATGGCCACTTGCCAACCCTTGTACACGATCAGAGCCGCTGTCTAATTGATCCCGGCTCTGGCAGGTTTCCAGAGCTGTCCTGGTGTTCAgacactgaaaaaacaaaacatatgtaCTGGGATTTCAAACAG
- the LOC125244629 gene encoding probable polypeptide N-acetylgalactosaminyltransferase 8 isoform X1, which yields MKRKTSWKLYDLANLIIMRISVKSLFPVLSVAVVFFYMSSVNWKIQTQEKQLHQVQQNFSLHSELLLKKLDKLEAHLYAVEEKSLKVKNEKKPAKKLFPNSYLFKKWTVELSEDDQRKAEDLFQKYGYNAFLSDQLPLDRELPDTRDHRCIGREYPHNLPSISVVLIYLDEALSVIQRAICSIINRTPAHLLKEIIMVDDHSKNEDLKTQLHVYISSINEKHPGLVKMVTHPEQKGLAQARISGWKAATGDVVAILDAHIEVHVKWAEPLLARIQADRTLVLSPVFDRVNYYDLEVTNYDAFAHGFDWALWCMYVAFPKKWYDQNDPSQPGKSPSVMGILVVDRLFFGEIGTLDGGMQGYGGENVELGIRVWLCGGSIEVVPCSKVAHIERAHKPYVADIFGAMKRNALRVAEVWMDEYKKYVHMAWGVPIQNHGIDIGDVSERKKLRERLKCKPFKWYLENVYTELSQRNIIAYGALINDLQTSLCLDKGPDEENTPILYPCHFFSSQVFYYTASGEILHGHLPTLVHDQSRCLIDPGSGRFPELSWCSDTEKTKHMYWDFKQGEAIQNRETKRCLEINAEQNGKYEKNVFIQECRNQHWKIQNLIQDL from the exons ATGAAAAGGAAAACATCTTGGAAACTTTATGATTTGGCTAATCTGATCATCATGAGAATTAGTGTGAAGAGTTTATTTCCAGTCTTGTCTGTCGCTGTGGTGTTTTTCTATATGAGCTCTGTCAATTGGAAAATCCAAACTCAAGAGAAGCAGCTTCACCAAGTCCAGCAGAACTTCTCGTTACACAGCGAACTTCTCCTCAAGAAGCTGGACAAACTGGAGGCTCATTTATATGCCGTGG AAGAGAAAAGCCTCAAAGTGAAAAATGAGAAGAAGCCAGCAAAGAAGCTGTTTCCAAACTCATATCTCTTCAAGAAATGGACTGTGGAACTTTCTGAGGACGATCAGAGGAAGGCTGAGGATCTCTTTCAGAAATACGGCTATAATGCCTTCCTCAGTGACCAGTTGCCTCTGGATCGGGAGCTGCCGGACACTCGAGACCACAG ATGCATTGGACGTGAATATCCACACAATCTGCCCTCCATCAGCGTTGTGCTGATTTATCTGGATGAGGCTCTGTCTGTCATTCAAAGAGCCATTTGCAGCATCATCAACAGAACTCCAGCCCACCTGCTGAAAGAGATCATAATGGTGGACGACCACAGCAAAAATG AAGACCTGAAGACACAGCTGCATGTTTATATCAGCTCCATCAATGAGAAACACCCAGGCCTGGTGAAGATGGTGACCCATCCAGAGCAGAAAGGCCTGGCCCAGGCCAGAATCTCAGGCTGGAAGGCTGCCACCGGGGATGTGGTTGCCATTTTGGACGCCCACATTGAGGTCCATGTCAAATG GGCGGAGCCACTGCTTGCACGTATCCAAGCTGATCGCACACTGGTCCTGAGCCCCGTGTTTGACAGAGTGAATTACTATGACTTGGAAGTGACAAATTATGATGCCTTTGCGCATGGTTTTGACTGGGCTCTCTGGTGCATGTACGTGGCATTCCCAAAGAAGTGGTATGATCAAAACGATCCTTCACAGCCAGGAAA GAGTCCCTCTGTAATGGGAATACTCGTGGTTGATCGTCTGTTCTTTGGAGAGATTGGGACTCTGGATGGAGGGATGCAGGGGTATGGAGGAGAGAATGTTGAATTAGGAATACGG GTGTGGCTTTGTGGAGGAAGTATAGAGGTTGTTCCCTGCTCTAAAGTTGCCCATATTGAAAGGGCGCACAAACCCTACGTGGCTGACATTTTTGGTGCAATGAAGAGAAATGCCCTCAGAGTGGCAGAGGTTTGGATGGACGAATACAAGAAATATGTCCACATGGCCTGGGGTGTCCCCATACAG AATCATGGAATAGACATCGGTGATGTTTCAGAGAGAAAGAAACTGAGAGAGAGGCTGAAATGCAAACCATTCAAATGGTATCTGGAAAATGTCTATACTGAGTTAAGTCAGAGGAATATAATTGCTTATGGAGCG CTGATTAATGACCTGCAAACAAGTTTATGTTTGGATAAGGGGCCAGATGAGGAGAACACTCCCATTTTATATCCATGTCATTTCTTTTCCTCACAG GTATTTTACTATACAGCAAGTGGTGAGATACTTCATGGCCACTTGCCAACCCTTGTACACGATCAGAGCCGCTGTCTAATTGATCCCGGCTCTGGCAGGTTTCCAGAGCTGTCCTGGTGTTCAgacactgaaaaaacaaaacatatgtaCTGGGATTTCAAACAG